A genomic window from Salvia miltiorrhiza cultivar Shanhuang (shh) chromosome 5, IMPLAD_Smil_shh, whole genome shotgun sequence includes:
- the LOC131025140 gene encoding probable ribose-5-phosphate isomerase 2, whose amino-acid sequence MAAAYPHFLVSETLTAATPPPIMATPAASPLTQDELKKIAAYKAVEHVRSGMVVGLGTGSTAKHAVDRIAELLKQGKLSDVVGIATSTKTYEQAASLGIPLSDLDAHPIVDLSIDGADEVDPDLNLVKGRGGSLLREKMVESASRKFIVIVDESKLVSHIGGSGLAMPVEVIPFCWSHSLSRLKALFADAGCVAKLRTGGGGEAYVSDNGNFIIDLYFEREIGDLNEASDRILRLPGIVEHGMFIGLASSVIVAGVNGVTVKTRKKGGELGVDSFSYSDLRNGF is encoded by the coding sequence ATGGCAGCAGCCTATCCACATTTCCTAGTATCCGAAACCCTAACCGCGGCCACGCCGCCGCCGATAATGGCGACCCCCGCCGCCTCGCCCCTCACGCAGGACGAATTGAAGAAGATCGCCGCCTACAAAGCCGTCGAGCACGTGCGTTCCGGCATGGTCGTCGGCCTCGGCACCGGCTCCACCGCGAAGCACGCCGTCGACCGCATCGCCGAGCTCCTGAAGCAGGGGAAGCTAAGCGACGTCGTCGGGATCGCCACCTCCACCAAAACCTACGAGCAGGCGGCGTCGCTTGGCATCCCGCTCTCGGATCTCGACGCGCACCCGATCGTCGATCTGTCAATCGACGGCGCCGACGAGGTCGATCCGGATTTGAACCTCGTCAAAGGCAGGGGCGGATCGCTGCTGAGAGAGAAGATGGTGGAATCCGCGAGTAGGAAATTCATCGTGATCGTTGACGAGTCGAAATTGGTGAGCCACATCGGCGGCAGCGGGCTGGCAATGCCGGTGGAGGTGATTCCGTTCTGCTGGAGCCACTCGCTGAGCAGGCTCAAGGCGCTGTTCGCCGACGCCGGCTGCGTCGCGAAGCTGAGGACCGGCGGCGGCGGGGAGGCGTACGTTAGCGACAACGGCAACTTCATAATCGATCTGTATTTTGAGAGGGAGATTGGGGATTTGAACGAGGCGAGCGACAGGATATTGAGGCTGCCGGGGATTGTGGAGCACGGGATGTTCATCGGGTTGGCGAGCTCGGTGATCGTCGCCGGCGTTAATGGCGTGACGGTGAAGACGAGGAAGAAGGGGGGCGAATTGGGGGTCGATTCTTTCAGTTACAGTGATTTGAGGAATGGGTTTTAG
- the LOC131025141 gene encoding protein PIN-LIKES 2-like, translated as MIHSKIDGLSAILPLLKLLCLTLIGLILGHRRTQIVPKATFKLLSKLVFALFLPCLTFIHLGQSITVENIRQWWFIPVNVLVSSAVGLVLGVLVVIICRPPPQYSRFTITMTAFGNTGNLPLAIVGSVCHGEGNLFGPDCKKKGVAYVSFAQCVSVILVYTVVYHMMEPPLEYFEMVEGGEKEEQQSSVELSESLSGVEDQETQDCKTPFVATIDDGVRAVEADRKMRIVAEQTPIQHILQPPTVASLLAIIVGMIPQIKSFIFGYDAPLSVISDSLEILAGAMVPSVMLILGGMLAEGPDDSKLGRRTTIGIILARLLVLPLVGIGIVVSSDKLHFLVGDDQMYKFVLLLQYATPSAILLGAIASLRSYAVRESSALLFWQHLLAMFSLSLYVVVYFNFVI; from the coding sequence ATGATACACAGCAAAATCGATGGTTTGAGCGCGATTTTGCCTTTGCTGAAGCTACTCTGCCTTACATTAATCGGATTAATTCTTGGACACCGGAGAACTCAAATCGTCCCAAAAGCTACATTCAAGCTACTGAGCAAGCTCGTATTCGCTCTCTTCCTGCCCTGCCTCACTTTCATCCATTTAGGGCAATCCATCACGGTCGAGAACATTAGGCAATGGTGGTTCATTCCTGTCAATGTGTTAGTGAGCAGTGCAGTAGGTCTGGTATTAGGGGTGTTAGTAGTGATCATATGCCGCCCCCCTCCTCAATATTCTCGTTTCACGATCACCATGACGGCCTTTGGGAATACCGGAAATCTGCCTCTTGCTATAGTTGGCTCTGTTTGTCATGGTGAGGGGAATCTGTTTGGACCCGACTGTAAGAAGAAAGGGGTGGCGTATGTCTCTTTCGCCCAGTGTGTCTCCGTGATTCTCGTGTACACCGTCGTGTATCACATGATGGAGCCCCCGTTGGAGTATTTTGAGATGGTCGAAGGGGGTGAGAAAGAGGAGCAGCAAAGCTCGGTTGAGTTGAGTGAATCCCTGTCCGGTGTTGAAGATCAAGAAACTCAAGATTGCAAGACTCCTTTCGTTGCTACCATTGATGATGGTGTTCGAGCTGTTGAGGCCGATAGGAAGATGAGAATCGTAGCTGAGCAAACTCCGATCCAGCATATACTTCAGCCACCAACAGTGGCTTCTTTGCTAGCCATCATAGTCGGCATGATCCCCCAGATAAAATCCTTCATCTTTGGATACGACGCTCCACTTTCTGTGATCTCCGACAGCTTGGAGATCCTGGCCGGTGCCATGGTCCCATCCGTCATGCTCATCCTCGGAGGGATGCTGGCCGAGGGGCCAGATGATTCCAAACTTGGTAGACGCACGACTATTGGCATCATTTTAGCAAGACTCTTGGTTCTTCCTCTTGTGGGAATTGGAATAGTGGTGTCCTCGGATAAGCTTCATTTTCTTGTCGGAGACGACCAAATGTACAAGTTCGTGCTCCTACTGCAGTATGCAACGCCAAGCGCGATTTTATTGGGAGCTATCGCCAGCTTGAGGAGCTATGCGGTAAGAGAATCATCAGCCCTTCTTTTCTGGCAGCATTTGTTGGCTATGTTTTCCCTCTCGTTGTATGTTGTTGTAtactttaattttgttatatag
- the LOC131025139 gene encoding uncharacterized protein LOC131025139 — protein sequence MGDHFVLLVDRLLTESTLEAAIESRLKQAVPITVDEAAIDYSYQKDSDGSLSPRKVVECRICQDEGFDSSMEAPCSCSGSLKYAHRRCVQKWCNEKGDTMCEICHQQFKPGYTAPPPIFRFGGLPMNLRGNWQIARRDLNNPRIIAMVAADHSFLDPEYDEYAVSTSRSIVCCRTVAIIFMVLLIMRHTLPVVVSRAGNYSLPLIMLLVLRVAGIILPICIILKAVTSIIRRRQQQATTPPASDEESSPLPLNGPDLNAVS from the exons ATGGGGGATCACTTTGTTTTGCTGGTTGATCGTTTGCTTACTGAATCGACTCTGGAGGCTGCAATTGAGAGTAGATTGAAGCAGGCAGTTCCCATCACTGTGGATGAAGCAGCAATCGACTATTCATACCAGAAAGACTCCGATGGTAGTTTGTCTCCGAGGAAGGTGGTCGAGTGCAGGATATGCCAGGATGAAGGTTTTGATTCGAGCATGGAGGCTCCATGCTCTTGCTCTGGAAGCTTGAAG TATGCTCACCGTAGATGTGTGCAAAAGTGGTGCAATGAGAAGGGTGACACCATGTGCGAGATATGCCATCAG CAATTCAAGCCAGGATATACTGCACCGCCCCCAATTTTCCGTTTTGGCGGACTTCCTATGAACTTGAG GGGGAATTGGCAAATTGCCAGAAGAGATTTGAACAATCCACGCATTATTGCAATGGTCGCCGCTGATCATAGCTTCCTCGACCCAGAGTACGACGAGTACGCTGTTTCCACATCACGAAGCATAGTCTGCTGCCGCACAGTAGCCATAAtt TTCATGGTGCTCCTAATTATGCGGCATACTCTCCCCGTAGTCGTGAGTCGAGCGGGGAACTATTCTCTCCCGCTGATCATG CTTTTAGTGCTGCGAGTTGCTGGGATTATTCTGCCAATCTGCATAATACTTAAAGCGGTCACCTCCATCATACGTCGTCGACAGCAACAGGCGACGACGCCTCCTGCGTCTGACGAAGAATCGAGCCCGTTACCTCTGAATGGGCCAGATCTGAATGCAGTGAGCTAA